DNA from Borreliella garinii:
AAATTTAAAGAAGTTTTGATGAGCTTATTTTCATAATTTTCTACTTTTTGAACTCCATGCAAAAATCCCATTCCCATATTTAAAAGCTTGCTTTTGCTATTTTCATCAAGAACTTTAACTGATGAAAATTCTCTTTTATTAACAACAATGTCAAATTCATCCTCAAGGGAATATACACTTTTAACTTTAAATACGAAAAGTTTAAGTTCTTTACTTAATAAATCATAATCACTATCATTAATAAAGATTAAAGCCTTGGCTTCATTTGGAATCGCATTACTGCTGTCTCCACCAAAAATACTTTCAATCTCAAAATCAATATTTGCTTTAATTTCGAAAAGAGCAAAAAACATTAATTTTAAAGAATTTGCCAAATCTAAATGAATATCTGCCCCAGAATGGCCGCCTTTAAGCCCTTTAAGCAAAATTTCTACTTTTGTTTTTTTTGTTGCAAGGCTATACTGAGGAGAAAAAACAATCTCAACAAGTCTTGATCCCGCACAACCAACTAAAAAATAACCCTCTTCCTCGCCATCAAGATTAATAAGGCTTTTGCCACTGCATAGCTTAGAATCAAGACTAAGAGCACCTATTAGGCCTATTTCTTCATCAACGGTAAAAAGAAGTTCTAAATCAGGATGAGAGAAGCTATTGGCCTCACTCATAATGCTCAGCATCATAGCTACTCCAATCCCATTATCAGCTCCAAGGGTAGTCCCCACTCCTTTTAGATACCCATCCTCTTCAACAATTTCAATTGGATCTGTTTCAAAATTATGCAAACTAGATTCATTTTTTTCACAAACCATATCAACATGAGATTGTAAAATGATAGGATGCATATTAATATTACTATTGGATTTTATCTGCACCACAAGATTTCCAACACTATCTTCTTTAAAAGAATAACCAAATTTTTTGGATCTCTCCTTAATAAAATTAATGATTCCTTTAACATTTTTTGAACATCTTGGAATTTTTGATATCTCTTTAAAAGAATCAATTACAATACTCATAATAACTTTCCTTTAATTATGTGATTATATTAAATCCATAAAAATACCTAGACTTAATTATAATTAATAATGTAATATACTAAATCAATATTAAAATTCATTCAATAATGCTAATCAAGCTTTATTTTCAATAAAATCTGCATAATAGTTAAAATTTAAAAATTCTTTAGGAATTTCTGAAATAAATCTTGAAGGCAGCTGATCAAAAATTTGCCTATCTTTTTTTCGCTTATTGGCCATAGTAATAATAAGAGAATCTTTTGCACGAGTTAATGCAACATAAAAAACTCGTCTTTCCTCCTCTAAACCAATCTCGCTCTCTTCAATTATTCTATGATGCGGAATAATATTGTCTTCAACAGCAATAAAAAATACATAATCAAATTCTAAACCTTTAGCAGAATGCACTGTCATTAAATTAATATTAATATTTTCAGATTCCTCACTAACTTCATTAGATTGAAGAACTATATAGTTTAAAAAACTGCTTAAATCTCTCAATTCGCCAAATTGCTTGGATTCCCAATTTTTAATTATACTTAAAAACCCTTCTATATTTTGATATTTATACTCAGCCACTTTAATTGAATTGGGATTTTCATTAACCAGAAATCCCCAATATTCAATGCTTTCTATCATTTCTTTGATTATATTAGAATAAGTGTTTTTTGTTATACTAAATTTATATTGATACTCTTCAATAAAAGACACAAAATCTTCTATACTTTCAATGACCTGCTTATTTAAAGCTTTATTGTAAGTAGAAGTGTTTGTAAAAGAAAAAACAATATCACAAAGAGCATCATAAATACAACAACCTTTCTTATCTGCTATATCTCTAATTTTTTTCAAATATTCCTTGCCAATTCCCCTTCTTGGAACATTTATGATTCTAAGCAAATCATAATCACTTTTAGGATTTATTATTACATTTAAATAAGAAATAATATCCTTTATTTCTTTTCTCTGGAAAAAAGATGTTCCCCCTGAAACCTTATATTTTATGCCCTGTCTTTTAAAAATCATCTCAACGTTTCTAAAAAGGGCATTAGTTCGCATAAGAACTCCTATTTTTTTAGATTTAAAACCGTCTATCCTTGAAAGCTCTATTATTTGACTTGCAACAAACTCAGATTCTTGAATCTCATCCTCAAACACAAAAACATCTATAACTTTGCTACACATCTTTGAAGACCATAAGGTCTTTTCCTTTCGATTTTTATTATTTAAAATCACAGAATTGGCAACATCTAAAATATTTTTTGCAGAACGATAATTTTGTTCAAGCTTTATTTCTTTAGCGCTGTAATCTTTTTCAAATTGCAACATATTGTTATAGCTAGCCCCACGCCAAGAATATATCGATTGATCATCATCCCCAACGCAACATAAATTACTATGATTTATTAAAAGTCGAATAAAATTATATTGAAGCAAAGAAGTATCTTGAAACTCATCAATCAAAACATACCTATATCTTTTAGAATATTTACTTCTAATGTCAGAATTATTACTTAACAATTCTTTTGGCTTTAAAATTAAATCGTCAAAATCAAAAGAATTGTAAAGCCTTAATCGCTCTTCATAAAGTTTAAAAATATTTATATCTTCTTCCTTTAAATCATTAAGGGTTAGGATACCATTTTTTAAAAGTGAAATAGCATTGCTAAGCGAATTTAAAGAAACTTTTTTATTTAAAAGACCTTCATCAAGTAAAATCTCTTTAAGAAGAGAAATTCTATCATTATCATCATAAATGCTAAAGTTTTTTTTATATCCTAACAATTTATAATTTTCTTTTAAAAAGAAAAGTCCAAAAGCATGAAAAGTTGAGACCATAAGATTGCTAAGAGGACTTTTTAAAATTTTTTTAATTCTATCTTTCATTTCACTAGCCGCCTTATTAGTAAAAGTTAAGGCTAAAATTTCCTTCTGAGCGATGCCTTTTCGAAGCAAATAGGCTATTCTATGAGTAACAACCCTTGTTTTTCCACTGCCAGCACCAGCAATAATTAAAAGAGCACCCTCAATAGTGGTAACCGCTTCATATTGAAATTGATTGAGAGAATTTTTAAAAAAATCATCAGGCAAGATTAAAAAACCTTTGTTCCATCTGGATATTCCACAATAACCTTAAAGTTTTCAGGAAAAGCAAAAATCTTTCGTGACTTAGATTGATCAAAATCTTTAGCTAAGATTGGAATACAATACTTATTTAATGTATTAACAGCAAACTCTGAATTTTCAAGTCCCACTTTAACAGATCCTTTTGCCATAAAATTAGTTCCTCCAAAAAGCTTAGCCTTAAGATTACTTTTACTAGCCCCATTCTCTAACATTGCATTTATTAACATGGGAATAGCATAAATCCCATACCTTCCTCTCTGATCAGGAGATATATCAAGATCTGACCTAACTAGAACATAATGATTCATTCCAATTAAATTGTTTGATTCATCCCAAAGCACAACAGCAACACAAGAACCAAGAATTGTAGAAATAACTCTTTTATTTGAAACAAAAGCTTCACCAGGAACTATTATTGTAACATCTCGTTTCAATTTAAAATTAAAATGATTTAACATAAAACTTAATACTCTCTTAAAAAAAATTTATAAAACTTTTATAAAGACCTTGCCAAAACCCTAATTTATTTACTTTATTACTAAATAAAGCAACATCCCCTACTTTTTCATTTTCTAAAAAAATCATAGCCCTCCCAACAGGCATATCCCCACTAAGGGGAGCAACCAACTTATCAACAGTATAACTTATCTTAAGTTTATCAAATTCATCTTTTGTTAAAACATAATAAAAAGGCTCTTTAGAAAAAAGAGCAACTGTATCTACTGTACCATTATAGACTTTTTCTTTTAATTTTACTATTAAAGGGAATTTGGAGTATTCATTAAATCCGTACTCAAATAAATCTTTTGCAATCAAAGCTCTCATCTTCTCTCCAAACATATTAATTCCTTTCTCAACCCCCAATACAACTGCTATTAATCTTCTTCCATCCTTTTGAGCAGTAGCAACAAGATTTAAGCCTGATTCCTTAATATATCCCGTTTTAAGACCATCTGAATAAGGATAATCAGATATTAATAAATTAGCATTTTTTTGTTTTAAGTTTAAAAACTTTGATGATAAAGTAGTTCCTAAATTTTTACTCTTTGGATAAACAAAATACTTTAAAGAATGGATATTAAGCATAAATTTGAACTTTTCAATATAAGATTTTACAAAAAAAGCCATATCTAGTGCTGTAATTTTATTCTCATTGCTATATCCAGAAGGTTCAACAAAATGCATATTTAAAAGTCCTAAATTTAAAACATTAATATTCATCAAATTAACAAAACTATTTAAATCGCCTACTACAAACTCAGCAATTGCAATAGAAGCATCATTGCCCGACGAAACTGAAAGCCCCTTTAAAATCTCTTCAAAATTAACAATTTGACCTTTTTCTAAAAACATTAAAGAAGAATTTAAAGGCGCATTATAATATGAAGCAGAATCACTAATAGGAACTATGCTTTTTAACTTTATATTTCGCTTTTCGGCTTCAATTAAAGCCGTATAAATTGTAACAATCTTTGTAAGCGATGCAGGAGGAAAAACCAAATTGGGATTCTTAGAATAAAGTATCCGCTTAGTATCAAAATCCATCAAAACTATTGATTTTGCATGCTTTGATAATTCATTAATCTCAGCTAGATTAACTGCAAAAAGATCATCAAAAAGCAGGAAAAAAATTAAAAATAAAGTTAATAGCAATTTTTTAATAACACATATACTATTCATGTTGTAATATTAAAATTATATATTATTTATTGATTGTTAATCATAGTATAATTAACAAGGAGTCATTTTTTATGAATTCTTATGATTTTATAATAGCTTTGGTGCCAATAATCCTAATAATTATTGGACTTGGCATAATAAAAAAGCCTGCTTATTATGTAATACCTGCATCATTAATCACCACTGTTACTATAGTTATTTTTTATAAAAACTTAGGAATAGTAAACACAAGTCTTGCAATGTTTGAAGGTGCCTTAATGGGGATATGGCCAATAGCAACCGTAATTATTGCTGCCATATTTACATACAAAATGTCAGAAGATCAAAAAGACATAGAAACTATTAAAAATATATTGTCAAACGTATCTTCTGATAAAAGAATTATAGTTTTGTTAGTAGCATGGGGATTTGGGAATTTTTTAGAAGGAGTTGCTGGATATGGAACTGCCGTTGCAATCCCTGTGTCAATATTAATAGCAATGGGATTTGAACCATTTTTTGCCTGCTTAATCTGCTTAATAATGAATACCTCATCAACCGCTTATGGATCTGTGGGAATCCCTATAATATCTTTAGCCCAGGCAACCAACTTAGATGTTAACACTCTTTCATCTGAGATTGCATTACAACTAATACTTCCAACCTTAACAATACCTTTTGTATTGGTAATTCTTGCAGGAGGAGGCATTAAAGGATTAAAAGGGGTATTTGTTCTTACCCTACTCTCAGGAATGTCAATGGCAATATCTCAAGTATTAATATCAAGAACTTTGGGTCCAGAACTTCCTGCAATACTTGGAAGCATACTTTCTATGACAATAACAATAGTTTATGCAAAGTTTTTTGAAAATAAAGACACAAAAAGCCATCAAAACAAAAGCACAATACCCTTATCAAAAGGAATT
Protein-coding regions in this window:
- a CDS encoding lactate permease LctP family transporter, with the translated sequence MNSYDFIIALVPIILIIIGLGIIKKPAYYVIPASLITTVTIVIFYKNLGIVNTSLAMFEGALMGIWPIATVIIAAIFTYKMSEDQKDIETIKNILSNVSSDKRIIVLLVAWGFGNFLEGVAGYGTAVAIPVSILIAMGFEPFFACLICLIMNTSSTAYGSVGIPIISLAQATNLDVNTLSSEIALQLILPTLTIPFVLVILAGGGIKGLKGVFVLTLLSGMSMAISQVLISRTLGPELPAILGSILSMTITIVYAKFFENKDTKSHQNKSTIPLSKGIIACSPYILIVVFIVLVSPLFSKIHEYLKTFQSTISIYPEANPLHFKWITSPGFLIILATIISYSIRGVPILKQLKIFTLTLKKMALSSFIIICIVAISRLMTHSGMIRDLANGISIITGKFGPLFSPLIGTIGTFLTGSDTVSNVLFGPLQTQMAENIGINPYWLAAANTTGATGGKMISPQNITIATTTAGLIGQEGKLLSKTIPYALYYILATGLLVYLL
- a CDS encoding ATP-dependent helicase, producing MLPDDFFKNSLNQFQYEAVTTIEGALLIIAGAGSGKTRVVTHRIAYLLRKGIAQKEILALTFTNKAASEMKDRIKKILKSPLSNLMVSTFHAFGLFFLKENYKLLGYKKNFSIYDDNDRISLLKEILLDEGLLNKKVSLNSLSNAISLLKNGILTLNDLKEEDINIFKLYEERLRLYNSFDFDDLILKPKELLSNNSDIRSKYSKRYRYVLIDEFQDTSLLQYNFIRLLINHSNLCCVGDDDQSIYSWRGASYNNMLQFEKDYSAKEIKLEQNYRSAKNILDVANSVILNNKNRKEKTLWSSKMCSKVIDVFVFEDEIQESEFVASQIIELSRIDGFKSKKIGVLMRTNALFRNVEMIFKRQGIKYKVSGGTSFFQRKEIKDIISYLNVIINPKSDYDLLRIINVPRRGIGKEYLKKIRDIADKKGCCIYDALCDIVFSFTNTSTYNKALNKQVIESIEDFVSFIEEYQYKFSITKNTYSNIIKEMIESIEYWGFLVNENPNSIKVAEYKYQNIEGFLSIIKNWESKQFGELRDLSSFLNYIVLQSNEVSEESENININLMTVHSAKGLEFDYVFFIAVEDNIIPHHRIIEESEIGLEEERRVFYVALTRAKDSLIITMANKRKKDRQIFDQLPSRFISEIPKEFLNFNYYADFIENKA
- the cheD gene encoding chemoreceptor glutamine deamidase CheD, coding for MLNHFNFKLKRDVTIIVPGEAFVSNKRVISTILGSCVAVVLWDESNNLIGMNHYVLVRSDLDISPDQRGRYGIYAIPMLINAMLENGASKSNLKAKLFGGTNFMAKGSVKVGLENSEFAVNTLNKYCIPILAKDFDQSKSRKIFAFPENFKVIVEYPDGTKVF
- the pepD gene encoding beta-Ala-His dipeptidase, coding for MSIVIDSFKEISKIPRCSKNVKGIINFIKERSKKFGYSFKEDSVGNLVVQIKSNSNINMHPIILQSHVDMVCEKNESSLHNFETDPIEIVEEDGYLKGVGTTLGADNGIGVAMMLSIMSEANSFSHPDLELLFTVDEEIGLIGALSLDSKLCSGKSLINLDGEEEGYFLVGCAGSRLVEIVFSPQYSLATKKTKVEILLKGLKGGHSGADIHLDLANSLKLMFFALFEIKANIDFEIESIFGGDSSNAIPNEAKALIFINDSDYDLLSKELKLFVFKVKSVYSLEDEFDIVVNKREFSSVKVLDENSKSKLLNMGMGFLHGVQKVENYENKLIKTSLNFSSLFKIKDDYIFTFLIRSLFDSDKEYVFNHLQSIVGLSGANLRVIYDYPSWKSDKNNNLLKHLKEVYKEMYLEDANISLIHAGLETGIISSRLGGIESVTLGPWIESPHTTRERVNISSTIRVYDFLKKSLERFQKF
- a CDS encoding D-alanyl-D-alanine carboxypeptidase family protein is translated as MNSICVIKKLLLTLFLIFFLLFDDLFAVNLAEINELSKHAKSIVLMDFDTKRILYSKNPNLVFPPASLTKIVTIYTALIEAEKRNIKLKSIVPISDSASYYNAPLNSSLMFLEKGQIVNFEEILKGLSVSSGNDASIAIAEFVVGDLNSFVNLMNINVLNLGLLNMHFVEPSGYSNENKITALDMAFFVKSYIEKFKFMLNIHSLKYFVYPKSKNLGTTLSSKFLNLKQKNANLLISDYPYSDGLKTGYIKESGLNLVATAQKDGRRLIAVVLGVEKGINMFGEKMRALIAKDLFEYGFNEYSKFPLIVKLKEKVYNGTVDTVALFSKEPFYYVLTKDEFDKLKISYTVDKLVAPLSGDMPVGRAMIFLENEKVGDVALFSNKVNKLGFWQGLYKSFINFF